From a region of the Citricoccus muralis genome:
- a CDS encoding uracil-DNA glycosylase, with amino-acid sequence MDLIAPLDPGWERALASQREALAVVGQNIQARRAAGEQILPAPENVLRAFRQPFEQVKVLILGQDPYPTPGHPIGMSFAVDRHVSPLPRSLVNIYRELSSDVGVPPAAHGDLTAWADQGVLLLNRVLTVAAGEPASHRRLGWEGITQAAVQALASRGTPLVAILWGADARKMAPVLQECAPQVSPVGIVESVHPSPLSARRGFFGSKPFSRTNELLQQAGAIPIDWRIG; translated from the coding sequence GTGGACCTCATCGCCCCCTTGGATCCCGGCTGGGAACGCGCTCTGGCCTCGCAGCGCGAGGCCCTGGCCGTCGTCGGGCAGAACATCCAGGCCCGACGCGCGGCCGGAGAGCAGATCCTGCCCGCCCCGGAGAACGTGCTGCGCGCCTTCCGGCAGCCCTTCGAGCAGGTGAAGGTACTCATCCTGGGGCAGGACCCGTACCCGACGCCGGGACACCCGATCGGGATGAGCTTCGCGGTGGACCGGCACGTGTCCCCGCTGCCGCGCTCACTGGTGAACATCTACCGGGAGCTCTCCAGCGATGTGGGCGTCCCGCCCGCCGCCCACGGGGACCTGACCGCGTGGGCGGACCAGGGCGTCCTGCTGCTCAACCGCGTGCTGACGGTGGCCGCCGGGGAGCCGGCCAGCCACCGCAGGCTCGGCTGGGAGGGCATCACACAGGCCGCCGTCCAGGCCCTGGCCTCTCGAGGCACACCGCTCGTGGCGATCCTCTGGGGCGCCGATGCGCGGAAGATGGCCCCCGTGCTGCAGGAGTGTGCGCCGCAGGTCAGTCCGGTGGGGATCGTCGAGTCCGTGCACCCCTCGCCGCTGTCCGCACGCCGCGGGTTCTTCGGTTCGAAGCCCTTCAGCCGGACGAACGAGCTGCTCCAGCAGGCCGGTGCCATCCCGATCGACTGGCGCATCGGCTGA
- the groL gene encoding chaperonin GroEL (60 kDa chaperone family; promotes refolding of misfolded polypeptides especially under stressful conditions; forms two stacked rings of heptamers to form a barrel-shaped 14mer; ends can be capped by GroES; misfolded proteins enter the barrel where they are refolded when GroES binds) codes for MAKTIAFDEEARRGLERGLNTLADAVKVTLGPRGRNVVLEKKWGAPTITNDGVSIAKEIELDDPYEKIGAELVKEVAKKTDDVAGDGTTTATVLAQALVKEGLRNVAAGADPLSLKRGIEKAVAAVIEELVASAKPIETKEQIAATASISAADTQIGSLIAEALDKVGKEGVVTVEESQTFGLELELTEGMRFDKGYLSGYFVTDAERQETVLEDPYILIVNSKISTVKDMVALLEKIMQSGKSLLIIAEDVEGEALATLVVNKLKGTFKSVAVKAPGFGDRRKAMLADIAILTGGQVISEEVGLTLENAGIETLGTARKVVITKDETTIVEGAGDAEQIAGRVAQIRAEMENTDSDYDREKLQERLAKLAGGVAVIKAGAATEVELKERKHRIEDAVRNAKAAVEEGIVAGGGVALTQAGAKAFVKLSLEGDEATGANIVKVAIEAPMKQIAFNAGLEPGVVAAKVRSLPDGHGLNAATGEYEDLLAAGVNDPVKVTRSALQNAASIAGLFLTTEAVVADKPEPASAMPGGDDMGGMGGMGGMM; via the coding sequence ATGGCCAAGACCATTGCATTCGACGAAGAGGCGCGCCGCGGCCTGGAACGGGGTCTGAACACCCTGGCCGACGCGGTCAAGGTCACCCTCGGCCCCCGCGGCCGCAACGTGGTGCTGGAGAAGAAGTGGGGCGCTCCCACGATCACCAATGACGGTGTCTCCATCGCCAAGGAGATCGAGCTCGACGATCCGTACGAGAAGATCGGTGCCGAGCTCGTCAAGGAAGTTGCCAAGAAGACTGACGACGTCGCCGGTGACGGCACCACCACCGCCACCGTGCTGGCCCAGGCCCTCGTCAAGGAAGGCCTGCGCAACGTCGCGGCCGGAGCTGACCCGCTCTCCCTGAAGCGCGGCATCGAGAAGGCCGTCGCCGCCGTCATCGAGGAGCTCGTGGCCTCCGCGAAGCCGATCGAGACCAAGGAGCAGATCGCCGCCACCGCATCCATCTCCGCCGCTGACACCCAGATCGGCTCGCTCATCGCCGAGGCGCTGGACAAGGTCGGCAAGGAGGGCGTCGTCACCGTCGAGGAGTCCCAGACCTTCGGCCTGGAGCTCGAGCTGACCGAGGGCATGCGCTTCGACAAGGGCTACCTCTCCGGCTACTTCGTCACCGACGCCGAGCGCCAGGAGACGGTGCTGGAGGATCCCTACATCCTCATCGTCAACTCCAAGATCTCCACCGTGAAGGACATGGTCGCCCTTCTCGAGAAGATCATGCAGTCCGGCAAGTCCCTGCTGATCATCGCCGAGGACGTCGAGGGCGAAGCCCTGGCCACCCTCGTGGTCAACAAGCTCAAGGGCACCTTCAAGTCCGTGGCCGTCAAGGCCCCGGGCTTCGGTGACCGCCGCAAGGCCATGCTGGCCGACATCGCCATCCTCACCGGTGGCCAGGTCATCTCCGAAGAGGTCGGCCTGACCCTGGAGAACGCCGGCATCGAGACCCTGGGCACCGCCCGCAAGGTCGTCATCACCAAGGACGAGACCACCATCGTCGAGGGTGCCGGCGACGCCGAGCAGATCGCCGGCCGAGTGGCCCAGATCCGCGCCGAGATGGAGAACACCGACTCGGACTACGATCGCGAGAAGCTGCAGGAGCGCCTGGCCAAGCTGGCCGGCGGCGTGGCCGTCATCAAGGCCGGTGCTGCCACCGAGGTCGAGCTCAAGGAGCGTAAGCACCGCATCGAGGATGCAGTGCGCAACGCCAAGGCAGCGGTGGAGGAGGGCATCGTCGCCGGCGGCGGCGTGGCCCTGACCCAGGCTGGTGCCAAGGCCTTCGTCAAGCTCTCCCTGGAGGGTGACGAGGCCACCGGCGCCAACATCGTCAAGGTCGCCATCGAGGCCCCGATGAAGCAGATCGCCTTCAACGCCGGCCTGGAGCCGGGCGTCGTGGCTGCCAAGGTCCGCTCCCTGCCCGACGGTCACGGCCTCAACGCCGCCACCGGCGAGTACGAGGACCTGCTGGCCGCCGGCGTCAACGATCCGGTCAAGGTGACCCGCTCTGCCCTGCAGAACGCGGCCTCGATCGCCGGTCTGTTCCTCACCACCGAGGCCGTCGTGGCCGACAAGCCCGAGCCGGCTTCGGCCATGCCGGGCGGCGACGACATGGGCGGCATGGGTGGTATGGGCGGCATGATGTGA
- a CDS encoding LytR C-terminal domain-containing protein translates to MTLYPHDQFDDVPAYKDRKGTHRADPTLTTGSSGLVGISVAAALALAVGAFSFLVLPSLLPSDPANAGAAASASASASATVEAPAESAGPEASPTGEMTSSPEDLESPEASEPAETAASGEASAAESEPVESEPAESEAAMDTGDTSAPVEVYNSSSIGGLAGRVSGVLSSGGFTVAGSGNWQGFSVSGSAVYYSQNETTAQAVAAELGLPLVYEARVPGVAVVLSSDYAG, encoded by the coding sequence ATGACTCTGTACCCGCACGATCAATTCGACGATGTCCCCGCCTACAAGGACCGCAAGGGAACCCACCGGGCCGACCCCACCCTGACGACTGGTTCCTCGGGCCTGGTGGGAATCTCCGTCGCGGCCGCACTGGCCCTGGCCGTGGGAGCTTTCTCCTTCCTGGTCCTGCCCTCACTGCTGCCCTCCGACCCGGCCAACGCGGGCGCCGCCGCCAGTGCCTCCGCCAGTGCGTCCGCCACGGTGGAGGCCCCAGCGGAGTCCGCCGGGCCCGAGGCCAGCCCCACCGGCGAGATGACGTCCTCACCGGAGGACCTCGAATCCCCTGAGGCCTCCGAACCGGCCGAGACCGCAGCATCCGGGGAGGCGTCCGCCGCCGAGTCCGAACCGGTCGAGTCCGAACCGGCTGAGTCCGAAGCGGCCATGGATACCGGGGACACCTCCGCGCCCGTCGAGGTCTACAACTCCTCCTCGATCGGCGGCCTGGCCGGCCGCGTCTCCGGCGTCCTGTCCTCAGGCGGCTTCACAGTGGCCGGCTCCGGGAACTGGCAGGGCTTCTCCGTGTCCGGCTCGGCCGTGTACTACTCGCAGAATGAGACCACCGCCCAGGCTGTGGCTGCCGAGCTGGGCCTTCCGCTGGTCTACGAGGCGCGCGTGCCCGGCGTCGCCGTGGTGCTCAGCTCCGACTACGCCGGCTGA
- a CDS encoding DUF3263 domain-containing protein — MTAANPAEPDGAPAPSEGAVDPAVDALSERDRDILDFEDQWWKYGGAKDQAIRDRFSLSATTYYQVLNGLLDRQEALAHKPMLVKRLRRLRTTRHRARSARRQEA, encoded by the coding sequence ATGACTGCAGCGAACCCCGCCGAGCCGGACGGTGCTCCGGCCCCGTCCGAGGGCGCCGTGGATCCCGCCGTGGACGCCTTGTCCGAGCGCGACCGGGACATCCTGGACTTCGAGGACCAGTGGTGGAAGTACGGCGGAGCGAAGGACCAGGCCATTCGCGACCGGTTCTCCCTCTCGGCGACCACGTACTACCAGGTGCTCAACGGTCTGCTGGACCGTCAGGAGGCGCTGGCGCACAAGCCCATGCTCGTCAAGAGATTGCGTAGACTACGGACCACGCGCCACCGTGCACGCAGTGCCCGGCGGCAGGAGGCCTGA
- a CDS encoding DUF4031 domain-containing protein, with amino-acid sequence MTVLIDPARWPAHGTVFSHLVSDHSLEELHDFAAAAGISRRAFDGDHYDVPVERYAELVARGAVEVSGADLVRRLVASGLRIPAAHRAGKLDKILTQRFNRLFPGTSPLEREPVVADLLSRWSEPHRHYHDRSHLLAVLRAIDVLVRHGEDCGRWTRSVKLAAWFHDAVYLGDPQRPAGQDEEDSAVLAEQALSELGLPDPEIEETARLVRMTASHDPAPGDRTGAVFSDADLEVLGRPRGDYARYLSAVRQDFAHVPDADFATGRAGVVQSLLALDPLYRTTTGARLWERHARRNLSAELHPTSRHWTR; translated from the coding sequence ATGACGGTGCTGATCGATCCGGCGCGGTGGCCGGCCCACGGCACCGTGTTCTCCCACCTGGTCTCGGACCACTCCCTCGAGGAACTGCACGACTTCGCGGCGGCGGCCGGCATCTCCCGGCGTGCCTTCGACGGTGACCACTATGACGTCCCCGTGGAGCGCTATGCCGAGCTGGTGGCACGCGGTGCCGTGGAGGTCAGCGGTGCGGACCTGGTCCGCCGGCTCGTGGCCTCCGGGCTGCGTATCCCAGCCGCCCACCGGGCCGGCAAACTGGACAAGATCCTCACCCAGCGGTTCAATCGGCTGTTCCCGGGTACTTCTCCCCTGGAGCGGGAACCGGTGGTGGCAGACCTGCTGTCCCGGTGGTCCGAACCCCACCGGCACTACCACGATCGCTCGCATCTGCTGGCCGTGCTCAGGGCCATCGACGTGCTGGTCAGACACGGCGAGGACTGCGGCCGGTGGACGCGCAGCGTGAAGCTGGCCGCCTGGTTCCACGATGCCGTCTACCTCGGGGACCCACAGCGGCCGGCGGGCCAGGACGAGGAGGACTCCGCTGTACTGGCCGAGCAGGCCCTGTCCGAGTTGGGCCTGCCGGATCCGGAGATCGAGGAGACGGCACGGCTCGTGCGGATGACCGCCTCCCATGACCCGGCCCCCGGGGACCGGACGGGGGCGGTGTTCAGTGACGCCGACCTGGAGGTGCTGGGCCGGCCCCGAGGGGATTATGCCCGCTACCTGTCGGCCGTGCGCCAGGACTTCGCGCACGTGCCGGACGCTGACTTCGCCACCGGGCGGGCCGGCGTCGTCCAGTCCCTGCTGGCCTTGGACCCCCTGTACCGGACCACCACCGGTGCGCGGCTCTGGGAGCGCCATGCCCGGCGGAACCTGTCCGCCGAGCTGCATCCCACCTCGCGGCACTGGACCCGCTGA